The following proteins come from a genomic window of Methanosarcina sp. MTP4:
- a CDS encoding class I SAM-dependent methyltransferase, with the protein MSGHSLSIQETETLGYYDFMSYLEVPYFHVGGLVSTEKLAELCRLDRDKKVLMVGCGTGFSACYLAKKVGCFVVGVDIAELSIEKAKERAKKKGVEGITDFRIGDAYALPFEAGTFDAVITEFVSQFLDRGRAFREFARVLKPGGSLGINEMYREKEIPPKPAEKLTHAEDIFGEITGLPFNLPTPEEWEKELEEAGLEDVQVRKCRPTASLEEAKKLIRAMDGLLEFARYFSSVSVKMIKYTLISKKIRHRFRRLGEGKKILLRKKSTSRYVGYVLATGTKPKK; encoded by the coding sequence ATGTCAGGACATTCACTTTCAATTCAGGAAACAGAAACCCTGGGCTACTACGATTTCATGAGCTACCTTGAGGTGCCCTACTTCCACGTAGGTGGCCTCGTTTCCACGGAAAAACTGGCGGAACTCTGCCGGCTTGACAGGGACAAAAAGGTGCTGATGGTCGGGTGCGGCACGGGTTTTTCTGCCTGTTACCTCGCAAAGAAAGTCGGCTGTTTCGTGGTGGGAGTCGATATAGCAGAGCTTTCCATCGAGAAGGCAAAGGAAAGGGCAAAAAAGAAAGGTGTGGAAGGGATAACGGATTTCCGGATAGGAGACGCCTACGCCCTGCCCTTTGAAGCCGGAACTTTCGATGCCGTAATTACCGAGTTTGTCTCCCAGTTCCTTGACCGGGGCAGGGCTTTCAGAGAATTTGCCCGGGTTTTGAAACCCGGAGGCTCCCTGGGGATCAATGAAATGTACAGGGAAAAGGAAATCCCCCCAAAACCTGCAGAAAAGCTAACTCATGCAGAGGACATTTTCGGCGAAATAACCGGACTTCCCTTTAATCTCCCGACCCCTGAAGAATGGGAAAAGGAGCTAGAAGAAGCAGGGTTGGAGGACGTCCAGGTAAGGAAATGCAGGCCCACGGCAAGCCTGGAAGAGGCAAAGAAGCTTATCAGGGCAATGGACGGACTCCTGGAGTTTGCCCGGTACTTTTCCAGCGTCTCAGTGAAAATGATAAAGTACACGCTGATCAGCAAAAAGATCAGGCACCGGTTCAGGCGGCTCGGGGAAGGAAAAAAGATCCTACTAAGGAAAAAGTCAACCTCAAGGTATGTGGGTTATGTGCTTGCTACGGGAACAAAGCCCAAAAAGTAA
- a CDS encoding winged helix-turn-helix domain-containing protein, which produces MKISLIDLAFLSEKRTNVLRLLEEGPKTSDEIKKDLNVSSTSIMPQIKKLREGHMIIQENDRYQLSEMGEIVVEKMEPLLNTVRVFEENYDYWVNHDLSAIPEDLLNRIEELGNYFLLEPDLNRLFEVPEDFKKNLLESRRVMIFLSYFHPLYLNLYSELARKGAEMYLILTEPVFKRMKEDYTENLQELLNSKNTEIYICDKKITLKNVVTDRFCSLVLFDRKGKFDHQRLMSFDESALEWCEELFTHYKDMSMPLENI; this is translated from the coding sequence ATGAAGATTTCACTTATTGATCTGGCATTTCTTTCTGAAAAAAGAACTAACGTACTGCGCCTGCTGGAAGAGGGGCCAAAAACCAGTGACGAGATAAAAAAAGACCTGAACGTCAGCTCTACGTCAATTATGCCCCAGATAAAGAAATTAAGAGAAGGCCACATGATCATTCAGGAAAACGACAGGTACCAGCTCTCGGAAATGGGGGAGATAGTTGTCGAAAAGATGGAACCCCTATTAAATACCGTGAGGGTTTTCGAAGAAAATTACGATTACTGGGTAAACCACGACCTGAGCGCAATTCCTGAGGACCTTCTTAACAGGATCGAGGAACTGGGAAACTATTTCCTGCTCGAACCCGACCTTAACAGGCTCTTTGAAGTGCCTGAAGACTTTAAGAAAAACCTCCTGGAATCCAGACGTGTCATGATATTTCTTTCTTATTTCCACCCCCTTTATCTTAACCTGTATTCCGAACTGGCACGAAAAGGGGCGGAAATGTACCTCATCCTGACCGAACCGGTCTTTAAAAGAATGAAAGAAGACTACACAGAAAACCTCCAGGAGCTTCTGAATTCCAAAAATACGGAAATTTACATTTGCGACAAGAAAATAACCCTGAAAAACGTTGTAACAGACCGTTTCTGTTCACTGGTACTCTTTGACAGAAAGGGGAAATTCGACCACCAGCGCCTGATGAGCTTTGATGAAAGCGCACTGGAATGGTGTGAAGAACTCTTCACTCATTACAAGGATATGTCAATGCCCCTTGAAAATATCTAA
- a CDS encoding NADH-quinone oxidoreductase subunit B family protein: MINPLSLFLRPKVTETFEFRDEELETLGAEIKKEMPKVFGRSLAIRELDSGSDNSTEIEISNLGTPYYDVERFGISFVASPRHADVLLVTGAVTLNMAEAVKKTYEAMPSPKFVVAVGDDACDGGIYRGSYAVLGGVDKILPVDMKIPGNPPSPKEILRGLLALAKKASEKEPKKRT, from the coding sequence ATGATAAACCCGCTTTCCCTTTTCCTCCGTCCGAAGGTGACGGAGACTTTTGAATTCCGGGATGAGGAACTCGAAACCCTGGGGGCCGAAATCAAAAAAGAAATGCCTAAAGTCTTCGGACGCAGCCTGGCAATCCGCGAACTGGACTCGGGCAGCGATAATTCCACGGAAATAGAAATCTCAAACCTGGGAACCCCGTACTACGACGTAGAAAGGTTCGGGATCTCCTTCGTGGCATCCCCACGGCACGCCGACGTCCTGCTGGTAACCGGGGCAGTCACCCTGAACATGGCCGAAGCCGTGAAAAAGACCTATGAAGCCATGCCTTCCCCCAAATTCGTGGTCGCAGTAGGGGACGATGCCTGTGACGGGGGGATTTACAGGGGCTCCTATGCCGTGCTCGGCGGCGTGGATAAGATCCTGCCTGTGGACATGAAAATCCCCGGAAACCCGCCTTCCCCGAAAGAGATCCTGAGAGGTCTGCTTGCCCTGGCAAAAAAAGCCTCGGAAAAAGAACCAAAAAAACGCACATGA
- a CDS encoding response regulator yields MKKILIVEDNPMNMELILDLLEFYGHSVTGAEDGIRALECLDENKFDIILLDMQLPKMDGLEVLERIKQNPDTADIPVIAVTAHAMKGSEEHFIEKGCVDYISKPIDINKFRALIDKYLSD; encoded by the coding sequence ATGAAAAAGATTCTGATTGTTGAAGACAACCCCATGAATATGGAATTGATACTTGATCTGCTGGAATTCTACGGGCACAGCGTAACAGGAGCGGAGGACGGGATAAGGGCCCTTGAGTGCCTCGATGAGAACAAATTCGACATCATTCTCCTGGACATGCAGCTTCCGAAAATGGACGGGCTCGAGGTGCTTGAAAGGATAAAGCAGAACCCTGACACCGCTGACATCCCGGTGATTGCGGTAACAGCCCATGCAATGAAAGGAAGTGAGGAACACTTCATCGAAAAGGGGTGTGTTGATTACATCTCAAAGCCCATTGATATAAACAAGTTCAGGGCCCTGATTGACAAATATCTCAGTGATTGA